The following are encoded in a window of Bacillus sp. SORGH_AS_0510 genomic DNA:
- a CDS encoding D-alanine--D-alanine ligase, protein MKTKLGLLYGGKSAEHQVSLQTALAVIKALDLEKFEIHPIYINVEGQWIKGPQLSEPVETVQALAFSQGNQLSPLALAPSLFQAEQEKAAPLDVIFPLLHGPNGEDGTVQGLLELLNLPYVGNGVLASAAGMDKVMMKNVFAQAGLAQVNYVAFIKSEWEKGADEAYSKVEAELGYPCFVKPANLGSSVGISKCTNRTELAAAFAEAFQFDRKVIIEEGVVAREIEIAVLGNDAPECSVAGEIVPKKDFYDYKAKYEDGDTALIIPADITEEEYKGLKEMAIQAFKALDCSGLVRADFFLTKEGKLLINEVNTMPGFTPFSMFPLLWKHTGLEYPQLIERLVQLAIERHTEKQNIKYTF, encoded by the coding sequence ATGAAAACAAAACTAGGTTTATTATACGGGGGGAAATCCGCCGAGCATCAAGTTTCTTTACAGACAGCACTTGCTGTTATTAAAGCATTAGATCTTGAAAAATTTGAAATTCATCCAATTTACATAAATGTCGAGGGTCAATGGATTAAAGGGCCACAACTGAGCGAGCCGGTAGAGACCGTTCAAGCACTTGCGTTTTCACAAGGAAACCAATTATCGCCTCTAGCACTTGCGCCATCACTGTTCCAAGCGGAACAAGAAAAAGCTGCTCCACTTGATGTCATTTTCCCATTGCTCCACGGACCGAATGGTGAAGATGGAACTGTACAGGGATTATTAGAATTATTAAACCTTCCGTATGTAGGAAATGGCGTACTCGCCTCTGCTGCTGGAATGGATAAAGTCATGATGAAAAATGTGTTTGCACAGGCTGGCCTTGCTCAAGTAAACTATGTTGCTTTTATTAAGAGCGAATGGGAAAAAGGAGCAGACGAAGCATACAGCAAAGTAGAAGCAGAACTAGGCTACCCTTGTTTTGTGAAGCCGGCAAATCTTGGCTCAAGTGTAGGGATTAGTAAATGTACGAATCGGACAGAATTAGCGGCAGCTTTTGCCGAAGCTTTTCAATTTGACCGAAAAGTCATTATTGAAGAGGGTGTGGTTGCCCGTGAAATTGAGATTGCTGTATTAGGAAACGATGCACCAGAATGCTCTGTAGCTGGTGAAATTGTTCCGAAAAAGGACTTTTATGATTATAAAGCCAAATACGAAGATGGGGATACGGCGCTAATTATCCCTGCTGATATTACAGAGGAAGAGTACAAGGGGTTAAAAGAAATGGCGATTCAAGCATTTAAAGCACTAGATTGCTCTGGACTTGTACGTGCTGATTTCTTTTTAACAAAAGAGGGTAAATTATTAATAAATGAAGTCAATACGATGCCGGGCTTTACGCCGTTTAGCATGTTCCCGCTATTATGGAAGCATACAGGACTTGAGTATCCACAATTAATTGAGCGGCTCGTCCAGTTGGCCATCGAAAGACATACAGAAAAACAAAACATTAAATATACATTCTAA
- the mgtE gene encoding magnesium transporter: MIKDMTQDEINLYIIKTLKENKKAEFESIVDELQPYDLAKIYEELPEKHRARFLLFLQFDLLADLMEELPKLEQLELLNLLGIEKSSKVLDLMDNDDLAILLNELSPEKKDSLLSGMKQEESSAVKGIMNYPPETAGRIMTNRFVWIRDYFTVKEAVEKFKTFAEFAESINYIYVIDEARNLVGVVSYRDLLLAEPEEKIRTIMYERVISVTVTTDQEVVARTAERYDFLAVPVVDDNNVLVGIVTVDDIIDVVIKEANEDIEKLSATGKSIDFETKMFVAAARRLPWLILLLFIGLISGRIISSFEDTLQKVVALAFFMPMIAGMTGNTGTQSLAVVVRGLISHDIDRGVIIRLITRELGVGLTIGITCALLIFIIAYIWQGNLILGAVVGCSLFFTLIIGTLAGTIIPLILYRLKIDPAVASGPLITTLNDIFSLLIYFGIATMFLQHLR; encoded by the coding sequence TTGATTAAAGATATGACACAAGATGAAATAAATCTTTATATCATTAAAACATTAAAGGAGAATAAAAAGGCAGAGTTTGAATCAATTGTTGATGAGCTTCAGCCCTATGATCTCGCTAAAATATATGAGGAACTCCCCGAGAAACATCGGGCGAGATTTCTTCTATTTTTACAATTTGACCTATTGGCTGATTTGATGGAGGAGCTTCCGAAATTAGAGCAGCTCGAACTATTAAATCTGCTCGGAATCGAAAAATCGAGTAAAGTTCTCGACTTGATGGATAATGATGATTTGGCCATATTACTAAATGAACTTTCTCCAGAAAAAAAGGATTCTCTTTTATCCGGAATGAAGCAAGAAGAGTCCAGTGCGGTTAAAGGCATTATGAATTACCCACCTGAAACTGCCGGAAGAATTATGACAAACCGTTTTGTATGGATTCGTGATTATTTCACCGTTAAAGAGGCCGTTGAAAAGTTTAAGACTTTTGCGGAATTCGCAGAGTCAATCAACTATATTTACGTAATTGATGAGGCACGTAATCTCGTAGGCGTTGTTTCGTATCGGGATCTACTTCTAGCTGAACCTGAGGAAAAAATCCGTACCATTATGTATGAACGAGTCATTTCTGTCACCGTAACAACCGACCAAGAGGTAGTAGCCCGTACAGCGGAACGATACGATTTCTTAGCCGTGCCCGTTGTGGACGACAACAATGTCCTGGTAGGAATAGTGACGGTCGATGACATTATTGACGTGGTCATCAAAGAAGCGAATGAAGACATTGAAAAATTATCAGCAACAGGGAAATCGATTGATTTTGAAACTAAAATGTTCGTGGCGGCCGCGCGGCGGTTACCATGGTTAATTTTGCTCTTGTTCATTGGGCTTATTTCAGGAAGAATTATCAGCAGCTTTGAGGATACCTTGCAGAAGGTGGTGGCTCTTGCCTTTTTTATGCCCATGATTGCAGGTATGACTGGGAATACAGGTACGCAGTCCCTTGCGGTCGTCGTAAGGGGGCTCATTTCACATGATATTGACCGAGGGGTAATTATCCGCTTGATCACCAGGGAGTTAGGCGTAGGCCTCACCATTGGAATTACCTGTGCCCTCCTCATCTTCATCATCGCTTACATTTGGCAGGGCAATCTCATCCTAGGGGCCGTCGTCGGCTGTTCCCTATTTTTCACCCTTATAATCGGCACGCTTGCAGGGACTATTATTCCCCTTATTCTATATCGATTAAAGATTGACCCTGCGGTGGCCTCAGGGCCGCTTATTACCACTTTAAATGACATTTTTTCCTTGCTTATCTACTTTGGTATTGCAACCATGTTTCTGCAGCACCTTCGTTAA
- a CDS encoding DedA family protein, translating into MADFINSVLAFLSQLGYLGIALGLMIEVIPSEIVLGYGGYMISQGHLNFFGAVIAGTIGGTIAQLFLYWAGYYGGRPFLEKYGKYVLIKKSHIDVAEHWFQKYGAGVIFSARFIPVVRHAISIPAGIAKMSATKFTLYTVAAVLPWTILFLYLGKVLGSNWSHIKEYAQPYVMPIIIAAVVLGAIYFLVKKTKKTTD; encoded by the coding sequence ATGGCTGATTTTATTAATAGTGTTTTAGCGTTTTTATCACAGTTAGGCTATCTTGGAATTGCCCTCGGATTAATGATTGAAGTGATTCCGAGTGAAATCGTGTTGGGATACGGCGGATATATGATTTCACAAGGTCATCTCAACTTTTTCGGCGCCGTCATTGCCGGTACCATAGGGGGAACGATTGCTCAATTATTTTTATATTGGGCAGGTTATTACGGCGGCCGCCCATTCTTAGAAAAATACGGAAAATACGTACTAATCAAGAAGAGTCATATTGATGTGGCTGAACATTGGTTTCAAAAATATGGGGCTGGCGTCATTTTCTCTGCACGTTTCATTCCAGTCGTGAGACATGCCATTTCGATTCCTGCGGGTATCGCGAAAATGTCTGCAACTAAATTTACCCTTTACACAGTGGCAGCCGTATTACCTTGGACAATCCTCTTCCTCTACTTAGGAAAGGTGCTCGGAAGCAACTGGTCACATATCAAAGAATACGCGCAACCATATGTCATGCCAATCATCATCGCAGCAGTCGTACTAGGCGCCATTTACTTCTTAGTCAAAAAAACAAAGAAAACCACCGATTAA
- a CDS encoding APC family permease, translating into MLSSFKRLLIGRPLKSTALGEQKLNVFKALAILSSDALSSVAYGTEQILIVLATISVIAYWYSLPIAIGVLFLLAALILSYRQIIYSYPQGGGAYLVSKENIGEKAGLIAGGSLLVDYILTVAVSVSAGTDAITSAIPALHTHTVLIACILVIFITILNLRGLTESASILAYPVYLFVIALFILIGVGLYKIITGDVSATAEHAAIGAPVQGITLFLLLRAFASGCSALTGVEAISNAIPNFKDPAPKNAAKTLILMGSLLAILFSGITFLAYYYGISPKHDETVVSQIAAETFGRNYLYYFIQGTTALILVLAANTGYSAFPLLAFSMAKDKYMPRMFTIRGDRLGYSNGIVSLGIASIILIVAFQGKTEALIPLYAVGVFIPFTLSQTGMILKWLREKPAGWIAKLTANLIGALITLTVLIIFFVTKFSQVWFVIIFLPLIVIGFLRIYKHYESVGEQLRLKPGECEFDISGNVIIVPVAGITKVVANSINYAKSITDQIFAVYVSFDREDEKRFEEKWQQWQPDVRLVTLQSHYRSVLQPLSKFIDTVEHKASENNYRVTVLIPQFITKKSWHNILHNQSSLLIRTYLIFKKRVIVATLPFHFKK; encoded by the coding sequence ATGCTCTCTTCTTTTAAGAGATTGTTAATTGGCCGGCCGTTAAAATCAACGGCATTAGGTGAACAAAAATTAAATGTTTTTAAGGCTTTAGCGATTTTGTCCTCAGATGCCCTTTCCTCTGTGGCATATGGGACTGAACAGATATTAATTGTATTAGCTACCATAAGTGTGATTGCCTACTGGTACTCTCTTCCCATCGCAATTGGGGTATTGTTTCTTTTAGCAGCGCTCATATTATCGTATCGCCAAATTATTTATTCTTACCCGCAAGGCGGCGGAGCCTATCTGGTTTCAAAAGAAAATATTGGGGAGAAAGCGGGATTAATTGCCGGGGGTTCATTATTAGTTGATTACATACTAACTGTGGCGGTAAGTGTTTCCGCAGGTACAGACGCCATAACTTCCGCGATTCCTGCCCTGCATACCCATACGGTACTCATAGCTTGTATTTTAGTCATTTTCATTACGATCCTGAACTTACGGGGGTTAACAGAGTCTGCATCAATTTTAGCGTATCCTGTCTATTTATTCGTTATTGCTCTGTTTATATTAATCGGCGTGGGATTATATAAAATTATAACGGGTGATGTTTCAGCTACTGCTGAGCATGCGGCAATAGGAGCTCCAGTACAAGGGATAACTTTGTTCTTGCTGCTTCGTGCCTTTGCATCCGGATGCTCTGCCTTAACAGGGGTAGAAGCAATCTCCAATGCGATTCCAAACTTTAAAGATCCTGCACCAAAGAATGCTGCCAAAACGCTCATCCTGATGGGCTCACTTTTAGCGATTCTATTCTCTGGAATCACATTTTTAGCGTATTACTATGGAATTTCTCCAAAGCATGATGAAACGGTGGTTTCACAAATTGCGGCAGAAACGTTCGGACGTAATTATCTTTATTATTTTATCCAAGGAACGACAGCTCTGATTTTAGTGCTTGCAGCTAATACCGGCTACTCCGCGTTTCCTTTGTTAGCTTTTAGCATGGCAAAGGATAAGTACATGCCAAGAATGTTTACGATTCGGGGAGACCGTCTGGGCTATTCGAACGGGATTGTTTCCTTAGGAATTGCATCGATTATACTCATTGTTGCTTTCCAAGGAAAAACAGAGGCACTGATTCCGCTTTATGCGGTAGGGGTATTTATTCCGTTTACATTGTCGCAAACAGGGATGATTTTAAAATGGCTCAGGGAAAAACCAGCCGGCTGGATCGCCAAATTGACGGCAAATTTAATCGGAGCTTTGATTACACTAACCGTATTAATCATTTTCTTTGTCACTAAGTTCAGTCAAGTATGGTTTGTTATTATCTTTTTACCGTTAATTGTTATAGGATTCCTGAGAATTTATAAACATTATGAATCTGTAGGGGAACAATTAAGGCTTAAACCGGGAGAGTGTGAATTCGATATTTCAGGTAATGTCATTATTGTTCCGGTTGCAGGAATTACCAAGGTGGTTGCGAACTCAATCAACTACGCTAAGTCAATTACGGATCAAATCTTTGCAGTTTATGTTTCCTTTGATCGTGAAGATGAAAAACGGTTCGAGGAAAAATGGCAGCAATGGCAGCCGGACGTACGGTTGGTTACACTGCAATCACATTACCGCAGTGTGTTGCAGCCTTTATCGAAGTTTATTGATACCGTGGAGCATAAAGCGAGTGAAAACAATTACCGGGTGACGGTATTGATTCCACAGTTCATTACGAAGAAAAGCTGGCATAACATTTTGCATAATCAATCCAGCTTATTGATCCGGACCTACCTTATTTTTAAAAAGAGAGTAATTGTAGCAACCTTGCCATTCCATTTTAAAAAGTAA
- a CDS encoding methylated-DNA--[protein]-cysteine S-methyltransferase has protein sequence MELGYAAYQSPIGTIRVIADTVGIKRVELFEEDWENFLNDHPDLQEDQILCGEAIRQLDEYFNGKRKDFDLPLSIEGTEFRMQVWKALQSIPYGEVKSYADIAEMIGNPKAVRAVGQANRSNQIPIIIPCHRVIGKSGSLGGYAGTNTPIKKMLLELEGFTVPQ, from the coding sequence ATGGAGTTAGGTTATGCTGCGTATCAGTCTCCTATTGGAACCATACGAGTGATTGCAGATACGGTGGGAATTAAGCGAGTCGAACTATTTGAGGAGGATTGGGAAAATTTTTTGAACGACCATCCTGATCTCCAAGAAGACCAGATACTGTGTGGGGAAGCGATTCGTCAGTTGGACGAATACTTCAACGGAAAAAGGAAGGATTTTGACCTGCCACTATCCATTGAGGGAACGGAATTTCGAATGCAAGTATGGAAGGCTCTGCAATCTATTCCTTACGGTGAAGTGAAGAGCTATGCGGACATAGCAGAAATGATTGGTAATCCTAAAGCGGTTAGAGCAGTGGGACAAGCTAATCGCTCCAACCAGATACCCATCATTATCCCTTGTCATCGTGTAATTGGAAAAAGCGGAAGCCTGGGAGGGTATGCAGGTACGAATACCCCCATAAAAAAAATGCTTCTAGAGCTTGAGGGCTTCACCGTACCACAGTAA
- a CDS encoding DinB family protein, giving the protein MSELLFKSYEVTRGYYIKTVESLEESLVDVQPEGFNNTLHWHVGHVLTVAEQFMFGFPKKSTLLPANYVELFGNGTKPADWQGEVPSVQVLLGQLKEQLVRIKEIPVESFNAKLKTPFLGQETYGELTSFAIFHETLHLGQMQAMKRLIKAVEVK; this is encoded by the coding sequence ATGAGTGAATTACTATTTAAGAGCTATGAAGTAACAAGAGGGTATTATATAAAAACGGTGGAATCGCTAGAGGAGAGTTTAGTTGATGTGCAGCCAGAAGGCTTTAACAATACCCTTCACTGGCATGTTGGCCATGTGTTAACAGTGGCAGAGCAATTTATGTTTGGTTTCCCGAAGAAATCAACCCTTTTACCAGCTAACTACGTTGAGCTATTTGGAAATGGAACAAAACCGGCTGATTGGCAGGGAGAAGTTCCGTCCGTGCAGGTGTTGCTTGGCCAGTTAAAAGAACAACTAGTTAGAATCAAGGAGATTCCAGTAGAAAGCTTTAATGCCAAGCTAAAAACGCCATTCCTTGGTCAAGAAACATATGGCGAGCTGACCAGCTTTGCTATTTTCCATGAAACCCTTCACTTAGGCCAGATGCAAGCAATGAAACGTCTGATCAAAGCTGTAGAGGTAAAGTAA
- the argS gene encoding arginine--tRNA ligase, whose product MNFKKELAAILYELLEKEMPENELELMIEKPKNASHGDLAFPCFTLAKRKRKSPNLIALELSEKIHSATFEKVEVVGAYLNLFLNKKLVSKKVISEVLAQREQFGSQDFGGGNVTIDMSSPNIAKPFSMGHLRSTVIGNALAHIVEKCGYQPIKINHLGDWGTQFGKLITAYKLWGEAEKVKQNPIKELLQLYIKFHEEAENNPELEDQGRSWFKRLEDGDEEAFKLWQWFRDESLKEFSRIYELMNVEFDSFAGEAFYNDKMARIVDILEEKQLLMESDQAQVVELTEEQLPPCLIKKSDGATLYATRDLAAALYRKENYDFVQSLYVVGHEQSLHFKQLIAVLGKMGYPWAEKMVHVPFGMMLKDGKKMSTRKGKVVLLEEVLNESIAMARHNIEEKNPNLENKEVVAKQVGVGAVIFHDLKNNRMNDIEFSLEEMLRFEGETGPYLQYTYARACSILRKGYGYSKFDSIEYDYSWENEWKVTSLLMEFAPAIKRACENFDPSQVAKYIVDLAQAFNKYYAEVKILEESEAKPSRLALVLAVTIVIKEGLRLLGIEAPEEM is encoded by the coding sequence ATGAATTTTAAAAAAGAGCTTGCAGCGATTCTTTATGAACTGCTTGAGAAGGAAATGCCCGAAAATGAATTGGAACTCATGATCGAAAAGCCTAAAAATGCATCACATGGAGATTTAGCTTTTCCATGCTTCACACTAGCTAAGCGAAAACGTAAATCGCCAAACCTCATTGCACTAGAATTAAGTGAGAAAATCCACTCAGCCACATTTGAGAAAGTAGAAGTGGTAGGAGCCTACCTCAATCTCTTTTTAAATAAAAAACTCGTTTCGAAAAAAGTAATCAGTGAAGTCCTTGCGCAACGAGAACAATTCGGCTCACAGGATTTTGGCGGCGGCAATGTCACGATTGATATGTCCTCACCAAATATCGCCAAACCGTTTTCTATGGGGCACTTACGCTCCACTGTCATTGGGAATGCGTTAGCCCACATTGTTGAAAAATGTGGCTATCAGCCGATTAAAATTAACCACCTTGGCGACTGGGGCACACAGTTTGGGAAATTAATTACGGCCTATAAGCTTTGGGGAGAGGCTGAAAAGGTTAAACAAAATCCGATTAAAGAATTGTTACAGTTGTATATTAAGTTTCATGAGGAAGCAGAGAACAATCCAGAACTGGAAGATCAGGGACGCAGCTGGTTCAAACGCCTGGAAGATGGGGATGAAGAAGCGTTCAAGCTTTGGCAATGGTTCCGGGACGAATCCCTGAAGGAATTTTCAAGAATATATGAGTTAATGAACGTCGAGTTTGACTCCTTTGCGGGAGAGGCTTTTTATAATGATAAAATGGCTCGGATTGTCGACATCCTAGAGGAGAAACAATTACTCATGGAATCCGACCAGGCACAGGTAGTGGAACTAACGGAGGAGCAGCTGCCGCCATGCCTCATTAAAAAATCAGATGGGGCCACACTTTATGCGACGCGGGATTTAGCGGCTGCGCTATACCGTAAGGAAAACTATGACTTTGTTCAATCCCTTTATGTAGTTGGCCATGAGCAAAGCCTTCATTTTAAACAATTAATCGCCGTGTTAGGGAAGATGGGTTATCCTTGGGCGGAAAAAATGGTTCATGTACCATTTGGCATGATGTTGAAAGACGGGAAGAAGATGTCGACCCGTAAAGGCAAAGTTGTTTTATTAGAGGAAGTATTAAATGAATCGATCGCGATGGCAAGACATAATATTGAGGAGAAAAATCCTAACCTCGAAAACAAAGAGGTAGTAGCCAAACAAGTGGGGGTAGGTGCGGTCATTTTCCACGATTTAAAAAATAACCGTATGAATGATATCGAGTTTTCATTAGAGGAAATGCTTCGTTTTGAAGGCGAAACCGGACCATACTTGCAATACACCTATGCTCGGGCATGTTCTATTTTAAGAAAAGGATACGGGTATTCTAAATTTGATTCTATTGAATATGATTATTCTTGGGAGAACGAATGGAAGGTGACAAGCCTGTTAATGGAGTTTGCACCGGCAATTAAACGAGCCTGTGAAAACTTTGATCCATCGCAGGTGGCGAAATATATTGTCGACCTTGCCCAGGCTTTCAATAAGTACTATGCCGAGGTAAAAATCTTAGAAGAAAGTGAAGCAAAACCATCTCGCTTGGCGCTTGTCTTGGCCGTAACCATCGTAATAAAAGAAGGACTCCGTTTATTAGGAATAGAAGCACCTGAGGAAATGTAG
- a CDS encoding alpha/beta-type small acid-soluble spore protein, with translation MARRRNKILVPEARSGLDALKAKVVQSQNPDEAKFEAAEEVGVPLQRGYNGKLTSEQAGKVGGRLGGSMVRELVKMAQENLTKKQ, from the coding sequence TTGGCGAGAAGAAGAAATAAAATCCTCGTTCCTGAGGCAAGGAGCGGGTTAGATGCCCTTAAGGCAAAGGTGGTTCAATCACAAAACCCGGATGAGGCGAAGTTTGAAGCTGCCGAAGAGGTAGGAGTGCCATTACAACGAGGCTACAACGGGAAACTTACTTCAGAACAGGCAGGAAAAGTAGGCGGAAGGCTTGGCGGAAGCATGGTTCGCGAGCTTGTCAAAATGGCACAGGAAAACCTAACCAAAAAACAGTAA
- a CDS encoding TetR/AcrR family transcriptional regulator, whose amino-acid sequence MAPDRRKMIVEAATKSFSLFGYKATTMDQVAKLANVGKGTIYTFFKNKEELFEEIISTLVKEMIAEAEAVIQPDLPFTEKVHRALYRLLEFRSQHQLMIKLVQEEAEMGTIAVSEMLQHVENEIITYLKRKIEAAIAKGSIPSTNVELTSFLLLKMYIALVSDWERHHEPLSSEQIAEIIKVFFLKGLSI is encoded by the coding sequence ATGGCACCCGATAGAAGAAAGATGATTGTAGAGGCTGCAACTAAGTCTTTTTCGCTGTTTGGTTATAAAGCGACCACCATGGACCAGGTTGCGAAGCTTGCTAATGTTGGAAAGGGAACCATCTACACCTTTTTTAAAAATAAAGAGGAACTATTTGAAGAAATCATTTCCACGTTAGTAAAAGAAATGATAGCAGAAGCAGAGGCAGTGATTCAACCAGATCTGCCATTTACTGAAAAAGTCCACCGCGCACTCTATCGCTTACTAGAATTCCGCTCACAGCACCAGCTTATGATCAAGTTGGTCCAAGAGGAAGCGGAAATGGGAACCATAGCCGTCTCTGAAATGCTGCAACACGTGGAAAATGAGATTATTACCTATTTAAAGAGAAAAATTGAAGCAGCGATTGCGAAGGGATCCATTCCTTCAACTAACGTAGAGTTAACGAGCTTTCTGTTGTTGAAAATGTACATTGCCCTTGTTTCCGATTGGGAGCGGCATCATGAACCATTGAGTTCAGAACAAATTGCGGAAATCATAAAAGTTTTCTTTTTAAAAGGATTGAGCATATAA
- a CDS encoding HD domain-containing phosphohydrolase, with product MSEYRRFRQQLLKNYVIGSSLAVGVVGSVFIFFTLTLTKAENIYMIGILAISFVIMMIVEFLHFSKSMTPISDVFTKEIHEFAGLQRVFDYLHEFPLVTFKRIMGPHLLGLSFPAILLTTVAIKLQILTIPYYYILLAMAGATLVAGMHGIIEFFLAIKAVQPLLKKVEHMAIKQFGEKYTLKGKMVLSIKRKFQISFLYISVFPILLFGLATQVKLDIGENSGQGFWSWAAVIIVLGLIFAYYGAKLLFLDVHQPIDQLRESMREVQEGSLVKTDVLYSDEFAGLVNGFNHMIEAIQARDEKNKAMFASFLEGMTTALDARDPYTSGHSTRVAAYSLEIGAKAGLSEEELELLRTSALLHDIGKIGVPDRILLKDGRLTDEEFAAIKKHPDIGRNIIKQVQGFSELPPVMEGVLSHHERYDGKGYPEGLSGENIPLFGRIIAVADAFDAMTSNRPYRSGMPVDKALAIIHEGKGTQWDPKFAEIFVEHKKGTVRNFA from the coding sequence ATGAGTGAATATAGACGATTTCGACAGCAATTGTTAAAAAATTATGTAATAGGGTCATCGCTAGCGGTTGGTGTCGTTGGCAGTGTCTTTATCTTTTTCACCTTAACCCTTACGAAAGCTGAAAATATCTATATGATAGGGATTTTAGCCATTTCTTTTGTCATCATGATGATCGTAGAATTTCTTCATTTTTCTAAGAGTATGACGCCTATTTCTGATGTATTTACGAAAGAAATACACGAATTTGCAGGCTTGCAACGTGTGTTTGATTATTTGCATGAATTTCCACTAGTAACATTCAAGCGGATTATGGGGCCTCACTTATTGGGTTTATCATTTCCGGCTATCCTTCTAACAACCGTAGCTATTAAACTGCAGATATTAACCATTCCTTACTATTATATTTTGCTAGCCATGGCCGGGGCAACGCTTGTGGCAGGAATGCATGGAATTATTGAGTTCTTCCTTGCCATCAAGGCTGTTCAGCCTTTATTAAAAAAGGTGGAACACATGGCAATCAAACAATTCGGAGAAAAATATACGCTAAAAGGGAAAATGGTTCTCTCAATTAAGCGAAAGTTTCAAATCAGCTTTCTCTACATTTCCGTATTTCCGATTCTGTTATTCGGGTTAGCGACCCAAGTAAAACTGGATATCGGCGAAAATTCGGGCCAAGGTTTTTGGAGCTGGGCCGCCGTGATTATTGTCCTAGGTCTCATCTTTGCCTACTATGGAGCCAAGCTGTTATTTCTAGATGTCCATCAGCCGATCGACCAGCTTAGAGAGTCCATGCGTGAGGTTCAGGAAGGCTCATTGGTAAAAACCGATGTGTTGTACTCTGATGAGTTTGCAGGGCTCGTTAATGGATTTAATCATATGATAGAGGCGATTCAGGCTCGCGATGAAAAAAACAAGGCGATGTTTGCCAGCTTTTTAGAAGGTATGACTACCGCACTAGATGCCAGGGACCCGTATACCTCTGGACATTCTACCCGTGTCGCTGCCTATTCCCTTGAAATTGGAGCAAAAGCAGGTTTGAGTGAGGAAGAACTTGAGCTGTTACGGACCTCGGCACTGTTGCATGATATCGGCAAAATTGGTGTACCTGATAGAATCCTGTTAAAGGATGGTCGTTTAACGGATGAGGAGTTTGCTGCAATTAAAAAGCATCCTGATATAGGTAGAAATATCATTAAGCAGGTTCAGGGATTTTCAGAGTTGCCACCAGTAATGGAAGGAGTTCTGTCTCATCATGAACGATATGATGGTAAGGGATACCCTGAGGGATTAAGCGGTGAAAATATACCGTTGTTCGGAAGAATTATTGCGGTTGCCGATGCCTTTGATGCGATGACTTCTAATCGTCCATACCGAAGCGGCATGCCGGTCGACAAAGCACTAGCGATTATTCATGAGGGTAAAGGTACCCAATGGGACCCTAAGTTTGCGGAAATCTTTGTGGAACATAAAAAAGGAACGGTCCGGAACTTTGCATAA
- a CDS encoding ABC transporter permease — protein MRLYFKYLKILFKSQMQYRTSFLLLSVGQFFIPFAVFAGVYLLFERFGQIKGWQFFEVALCFGIIHMAFALSECFARGFDSFSSLIIKGDFDRVLVRPRSTFVQVLGSQFEFTRFGRLFQSLFVLIWALINLSIDWTLIKILTLMFMIISGVLIFTGIYMLAATMCFWTVQGLEVANIFTDGGREMAQYPLNIYKKWVSRFFTYVIPFGTVNYLPLLYILGKTEGSDVLYLLTPIAGSLFILPCFLVWQFGVRHYRSTGS, from the coding sequence TTGCGACTTTATTTTAAATATTTGAAGATACTCTTTAAATCTCAAATGCAGTATCGGACATCCTTCTTGCTGCTTTCAGTAGGGCAGTTTTTTATACCATTTGCCGTTTTTGCAGGTGTGTACTTACTGTTTGAGCGATTTGGTCAAATAAAGGGGTGGCAGTTTTTCGAGGTAGCTCTTTGCTTTGGGATTATTCACATGGCCTTTGCCTTAAGTGAATGCTTTGCAAGGGGCTTTGATTCCTTCTCAAGTCTCATCATTAAAGGAGACTTTGATCGGGTGCTAGTAAGGCCGAGAAGTACCTTTGTCCAAGTATTGGGCTCTCAATTTGAGTTTACGAGATTCGGCAGGCTGTTTCAAAGTTTGTTTGTGTTAATTTGGGCGTTAATAAATCTATCAATTGATTGGACGCTGATAAAAATTTTGACACTAATGTTCATGATCATCAGCGGTGTACTTATCTTTACGGGGATCTATATGCTTGCGGCCACCATGTGTTTTTGGACCGTACAGGGTCTAGAGGTAGCAAATATTTTTACTGATGGCGGCAGGGAGATGGCCCAGTATCCTCTTAATATTTATAAAAAATGGGTCTCGCGTTTTTTTACCTATGTCATCCCGTTTGGTACCGTCAATTATTTGCCGTTACTGTATATTCTCGGGAAGACAGAGGGGAGTGATGTCCTTTACCTGCTCACACCAATAGCAGGAAGCCTCTTTATTCTCCCGTGTTTTCTGGTCTGGCAGTTTGGGGTAAGGCATTATCGATCCACGGGGTCCTAA